CGAAATATgggatcaagtcgtgggtggcCTGCGATTCAAAATCCAGCTACGCTTGGAACATGCAAGTATACACCGGAAAGCCGGACCAGGAACACCCAGAACGGGACTTGGGGTTGCGGGTCGTGCTCGATGTAACGGAGGGACTACACGACCGTAACGTCACTTGGGACAATTATttcacctcctacgaactcgcccagcagctgctggagagaaATCTCACCCTGGTAGCCACAGTACGGAGGAACAAGCCCTGGCTCCCACGCGGGCTGCTCACAGTCAGGGGAAGGGAGGCCTTATCCTCCAAGTTTGCATTCACGCCCAGTGCCACTCTTGTCTCTTACTTCccgaagaaaaacaagaacgtGTTGCTCATGAGCACGCTGCACACCAAGGCCGACGTCAGCGACCGCCCGGACAGGAAGCCGGTCATCATTCTAGACTACAACCGCAGCAAAGGTggcgtggacaacctggacaaggtggTCGGAacatacagctgcaggaggatgaccgCACGCTGGCCGTTGGTGATATTTCACAACATGATCGACGTCTCCTCCTACAACGCATTCGTCATATGGAGAGAGCTATACCCAGACTGGATGCAGGGAAAGCTGAACAAGCGGAGATttttcctggaggagctgggaaaggctctcgtttcttccttcatggaaCAGAGAGAGCGTATCCCCCGCACTGAAGCGTCCATTGCGGTTGTGAAGGCTGTGAAAGCCGCCGCCTCACCAAGACCTGCAGGTCCCATAGCATCCATGGAGcatcccccagcagcagcagcacccccagaagcagcagcatcagcagccggAGAAGAAGCCCCGCTCAGGgacaacaagaggaagaggaagagatgctACAATTGCCCCAGGAGAAATGACACTAAAACGGGCAACGTCTGCTGCCGGTGTGACAACTACATATGCAAGGGATGCTCACATATCTATTGCCCCTCCTGTATGTCATAATATGCAGcaaattataataaatcattCATCCTGATTCTTTCTGTGTAGAGAGTTTTATTTGTACCATTGATGCATTTCAGCCTGAATTTTTATCCGAATATAAGGCTTGATTCTCGGGTACAATTGTCTCCGGTTGGAGGCTCCACTGGCATGTTATCATGGAAGTATTACGGGCTCCAGGAAAACCCCATCCACTGGCCCACATgaagcaccggccgtgcccggggacccactcttaagcccccatcctgagtgatcacccatgggcctggctcaaagagcctcgcgcccctggcgctccattccacacttagccCTTGTGTTGTCCTTGCAAAAAAAATCACTCAATGGAACAATGTAtcggtctctccatggagccccAGGTCAGCGAAAAAtaactaagtgtgtaatggagcaccaggggcgcgaggctttttgacccaggcccatgggtgatcactcaggattggggcttaagagtgggtccctgggcacgaccggtgctggtgctgggtctctccatggagccccAGGTCAGCGAAAAAtaactaagtgtgtaatggagcaccaggggcgcgaggctctttgacccaggcccatgggtgatcactcaggatgggggcttaagagtgggtccctgggcacgaccgttgctggtgctgggtctctccatggagccccAGGTCAGCGAAAAAtaactaagtgtgtaatggagcaccaggggcgcgaggctctttgagccaggcccatgggtgatcactcaggatgggggcttaagagtgggtccccgggcacggccggtgctggtgctgggtctctccatggagccccgggtcagtgaaatgtgactaagtgtggaatggagcgccaggggcgcgaggctctttgagccaggcccatgggtgatcactcaggatgggggcttaagagtgggtccccgggcacggccggtgcttcATGTGGGCCAGTGGATGGGGTTTTCCTGGAGCCCGTAATACTTCCATGATAACATGCCAGTGGAGCCTCCAACCGGAGACAATTGTACCCGAGAATCAAGCCTTATATTCGGATAAAAATTCAGGCTGAAATGCATCAATGGTACAAATAAAACTCTCTACACAGAAAGAATCAGGATGaatgatttattataatttgCTGCATATTATGACATACAGGAGGAGCAATAGATATGTGAGCATCCCTTGCATATGTAGTTGTCACACCGGCAGCAGATGTTGCCCGTTTTAGTGTCATTTCTCCTGGGGCAATTGTagcatctcttcctcttcctcttgttgtcCCTGAGCGGGGCTTCTTCTccggctgctgatgctgctgcttctgggggtgctgctgctgctgggggatgCTCCATGGATGCTATGGGACCTGCAGGTCTTGGTGAGGCGGCGGCTTTCACAGCCTTCACAACCGCAATGGACGCTTCAGTGCGGGGGATACGCTCTCTCTGttccatgaaggaagaaacgagagcctttcccagctcctccaggaaaaATCTCCGCTTGTTCAGCTTTCTCTGCATCCAGTCTGGGTATAGCTCTCTCCATATGACGAATGCGTTGTAGGAGGAGACGTCGATCATGTTGTGAAATATCACCAACGGCCAGCGTGcggtcatcctcctgcagctgtatgtTCCGAccaccttgtccaggttgtccacgccACCTTTGCTGCGGTTGTAGTCTAGAATGATGACCGGCTTCCTGTCCGGGCGGTCGCTGACGTCGGCCTTGGTGTGCAGCGTGCTCATGAGCAACacgttcttgtttttcttcggGAAGTAAGAGACAAGAGTGGCACTGGGCGTGAATGCAAACTTGGAGGATAAGGCCTCCCTTCCCCTGACTGTGAGCAGCCCGCGTGGGAGCCAGGGCTTGTTCCTCCGTACTGTGGCTACCAGGGTGAGATttctctccagcagctgctgggcgAGTTTGTAGGAGGTGAAATAATTGTCGCACCTGACGTTACAGTCGTGTAGTCCCTCCGTTACATCGAGCACTACCCGCAACCCCAAGCCCCGTTCTGGGTGTTCCTGGTCCGGCTTTCCGGTGTATACTTGCATGTTCCAAGCGTAGCTGGATTTTGAATCGCAGgccacccacgacttgatcccATATTTCGCAGGCTTGCTTGGCATGTACTGACGGAAAGGACACCGGCCTCTGAACGGAACCAGTTGCTCAtccacggtcacttcgggcCCTGGGTTGTAGAGACAGGGTAACTGCGACACCCACAAGTCCCACACTTCTCTTATGGCAGCTAATTTGTCGCTGGCTCGTCTCCTGGGTCTCGTCTCGCGGTCGTCGAAGCGCAGCAGTCTGGAGTAGGTGTGGAATTGTTTTAGGGGCATGGTGGCACGAAATAAGGCCCTGCTGTTTTCGGGGTGCCAGAGACTGGCGGCGGCCTCTCCTCGGGACCTGTACACGCCCGCTAAGATCAGCAGCCCTATGTAGGCAAGCAGGTCGACCTCATACATCTCTCTCCATTCATCACCGTATTTTCGACGACCCTCCCGGTTCGTATTCTCCAGGATGATGTCCTCTACCATTGGCGTGATGAACAGGCTGAACGTCGAGGCTATGTCACCGGCGCCATACTTCGCTTGCATCGTTGGGCCCGGAGAGAGCCCGCTCACAGCCGTATCAacagtggaggagcagcagcttacCGCTCGGTCGTACGCCGTCGAAGACCAGATTATTTCCCAGTTTTTTGAGTTGAAGGTCTCTCTTTCTTCGTCCGAGGATGACACTGGGTGGTAGTCACTGTCTTTGTCTTCGTCATCGTCCTCCAGGTCGTCTCTGTCTTTTTCCCCGTCTGGTACTCCATCTGGTTCTCCGTCTGCTTCTCGGTCTTTCGCTCGTGCCTCCTCTTCAGGCTGAAAGGAGGTATCCGAGGGAAATATCTGTTTCAATCGTTCGAGCCTGACGTACGGATTGAATGACATGGTTGGTAAGTGTGTTTGACGCGGGAATTTGGACGCAGCTTTATCTTTTCCATGGGGTCTAATCAACCCCAGCTGGGGTCTAATCAACCCAAGCTGTGGTCTACTAGACCCCAACTGGGGACTACTTCACCCCACTTGGGGGTCTACTAGACCCCAACTGGGGACTACTTCACCCCACTTGGGGGTCTACTAGACCCCAACTGGGGTTTACTTCAGCCCACTTGGGGTCTAATTCTTCCCTCCTGGGGTGTAATTCATCCCTCCTGGGGTCTAGCTCACCAAACCTGGGTCAATTGGACCCAAAAACATCAGGAGGGTGAAGCCCCcgtcccgagtgttatcacccatgggccttggttaaagagcctcgcgcccttggttctccattccacacttagtccgatttcgctgacccagacctccatggagagacccagcaccagcaccggccgtgcccggggacccacacttaggcccccgtcctgagtgctgaaaatgcctagaaatgtctcactctttgtgttagggaaagatacaatactttggacacttctaggcactttacattatagcaaaaatgcctagaaatgttccacacgttttcatggggaaaaatacaaaacatgggagaaaaaacctccaaatatggctgtggccggggacccactctaaagcccacaccctgagtgctgaaaatgcctagaaatgttgcactctttgtgttagggaaaaatacaatacatgggacatttgtaggcgctttacattatagcaaaaatgcctagaaatgtcccaaccaatcagaatgagccggacgcttctagacacttatcattgagataaaatgcctcgaaatgtcccaaacttttttatgttagggtaatacaatacatgggacacttgtaggcactttacattacagcaaaatgcctagaaatgtcccacactaggggttacggaagtgcaatatttgggtctctccatgagtaattcaaaaggaaacattcctatgatcctctttaaaggaaacactcctatgcttatctccaaaggatccttggttcccgttcttacccatatttcctatggttatctccaaaggaatcaaaggaaacatatgtatatcagtttcctgtgtttagatctatttcttagtcacatttcactgaaccgggccttcacggagagaccaagcaccagcaccggccgtgcccggggacccacacttaagtccccctcctgagtgttatcacccatgggcctgggttaaagagcctcgcgctcttggttctccattccaaacttaatcagatttcgatgacccgggcctccaaggagagaccaagcaccagcaccggccgtgccctgagacccacacttaagcccccgtcctgagtgttatcacccatgggccttggttaaagagcctcgcgctctcggttctccaatccaaacttagtcagatttcgcttacccgggcctccaaggagaaaccaagcaccagcaccggccgtgcccggagacccacatttaagcccccttcctgagtgttatcacccatggtcctgggttaaagagcctcgcgctcttggttctccattccacacttagtcagatttcgctgacccgggcctccatggagagacccagcaccagcacaggccgtgcccggagacgcacacttaagcccccgtcctgagtgttatcacccatgggccttggttaaagagcctcgcgcccttggttctccattccacacttagtccgatttcgctgacccaggcctccatggagagacccagcaccagcaccggccgtgcccggggacccacacttaggcccccgtcctgagtgctgaaaatgcctagaaatgtctcactctttgtgttagggaaagatacaatactttggacacttctaggcactttacattatagcaaaaaagcctagaaatgttccacacgttttcatggggaaaaatacaaaacatgggagaaaaaacctccaaatatggctgtgcccggggacccactctaaagcccacaccctgagtgctgaaaatgcctagaaatgttccactctttgtgttagggaaaaatacaatacatgggacatttgtaggcgctttacattatagcaaaaatgcctagaaatgtcccaaccaatcagaatgagccggacgcttctagacacttatcattgagataaaatgcctcgaaatgttccacacttttttatgttagggtaatacaatacatgggacacttgtaggcactttacattacagcaaaatgcctagaaatgtcccatactaggggtttacggaagtgcaatatttgggactctctctgagtaattaaaaaggaaacattcctatgatcctctttaaaggaaacactcctatgcttatctccaaaggatccttggttcccgttcttacccatgttgcctttggttatctccaaaggaatcaaaggaaacatatgtatatcagtttcctgtgtttagatctctttcttagtcacatttcactgaaccggttcttcgctgacccaggcctccatggagagacccagcaccagcaccggccgtgcccggagacccacacttaagcccccgtcctgagtgttatcaaccatgggccttggttaaagagcctcgcgcccttggttctccattccacacttagtccgatttcgctgacccaggcctcagtggagagacccagcaccagcaccggccgtgcccggagacccacacttaagcccccgtcctgagtgttatcacccatgggccttggttacatagcctcgcgcccttggttctccattccacacttagtccgatttcgctgacccaggcctccatggagagacccagcaccagcaccggccgtacccagggacccacacttaggcccccgtcctgagtgctgaaaatgcctagaaatgtctcactctttgtgttagggaaagacacaatacttgggacacttctaggcactttacatcatagcaaaaatgcctagaaatgtcccacacgttttcatggggaaaaatacaaaacacgggagaaaaaacctccaaatatggctgagcccagggacccactctaaagccaacaccctgattgctgaaaatgcctagaaatgttccactctttgtgttagggaaaaatacaatacatgggacatttgtaggcgctttacattatagcaaaaatgcctagaaatgtcccaaccaatcagaatgagccggacgcttctaggcacttaccactgaggcaaaatgcctggaaatgtcccacacttttttatgttagggtaatacaatacatgggacacttgtaggcactttacattacagcaaaatgtctagaaatgtcccatactaggggttacggaagtgcaatatttgggactctctctgagtaatgtcgtgtattcattagactaaaacatgttggtatgtgtgcttaaaacataatgacttggcttagattgatgatgactgccttttggactcttagtcattctcagagagtcctcaagatggttatcttatttattccctaactcttgggtatgacctttgatctagggaattgtttctgaccagctgatgaatggattcagatggactgtcttttgattaacttatcttggtcctcagacacaaaaatgtgccgttatagtcagaaatcccatgtgggatgtgtttaacctgaagtcatgggtggatccaaactccctatatatgtgtgctttagaccactgcaaatcagattttcactattggctgtgtgtctccgggtatctagatgcccgtcccgacctgtaatttcttgtaataaactttgttacactgaaagtactgggtcctcggaatccttccttcatcatcaacaacttctacaacatcattgacctctcggctgcatcaaatatacgttagtaattaaaaaggaaacattcctatgatcctctttaaaggaaacactcctatgcttatctccaaaggatccttggttcccgttcttacccatgttgcctttggttatctccaaaggaatcaaaggaaacatatgtatatcagtgttgtgcaatagtaggagtagaattgacgttggctaattattaataatcatgaaatatgatttattaaaataattatttcttaaaaataatcaaaaatgataaagctgttaattaagaaatgtaacacatttaattagaaatgatacggttatccattaataatagttaaaataattaatgaaaacaataaaattatcaattaagaataatccaaatctgtaatcattgcttattgtcgcggggcaccaccctggttacagggaccaacgatacaatctataaatatcagtctcataatgataaatgtcaaatcaataatctcaatatttaatattaataattatttaattaacagtgaaggcttctaagttcgagcacaggcaatcataatccagctgcaatcacatacatatgtacaaataatcacagactacagatactttaattacaaaagcatttattaaaaaggggaaataaagttataatgttattcaatgattcatcattttaacaagctccgatatttcaaagataaacacagcagcagcacttatcacaattcagaaaatacatgtaaaaccggcggtctacctatgtatgtctgtctcggtgtgtgtgtgtgtgtctgtgtcaaagtgtctctctgtgtgtgtgtgtctatgtgtatgcatgtgaaataaagttagtgttatttaatgattcatcattttaacaaactcccatatttcaaagataacaacagcagcagcacttatcacaattcagaaaatacatgtaaaaccggcggtctacctatgtatgtctgtctatgtgtatgtgtgtgtgtgtctatgtgtatgcatgtgaaataaagttagtgttatttaatgattcatcattttaacaaactcccatatttcaaagataacaacagcagccgcttatcacaatttagaaaaacacatgtattcatctatgtgtatctgtgtgtgtatctgtctgtgtctatcaatgtgtgtctgtgtgggtgtgtctgtgtgtgtgtgtgtgtgtgggtgt
This genomic window from Pleuronectes platessa chromosome 15, fPlePla1.1, whole genome shotgun sequence contains:
- the LOC128456659 gene encoding piggyBac transposable element-derived protein 4-like, with translation MSFNPYVRLERLKQIFPSDTSFQPEEEARAKDREADGEPDGVPDGEKDRDDLEDDDEDKDSDYHPVSSSDEERETFNSKNWEIIWSSTAYDRAVSCCSSTVDTAVSGLSPGPTMQAKYGAGDIASTFSLFITPMVEDIILENTNREGRRKYGDEWREMYEVDLLAYIGLLILAGVYRSRGEAAASLWHPENSRALFRATMPLKQFHTYSRLLRFDDRETRPRRRASDKLAAIREVWDLWVSQLPCLYNPGPEVTVDEQLVPFRGRCPFRQYMPSKPAKYGIKSWVACDSKSSYAWNMQVYTGKPDQEHPERGLGLRVVLDVTEGLHDCNVRCDNYFTSYKLAQQLLERNLTLVATVRRNKPWLPRGLLTVRGREALSSKFAFTPSATLVSYFPKKNKNVLLMSTLHTKADVSDRPDRKPVIILDYNRSKGGVDNLDKVVGTYSCRRMTARWPLVIFHNMIDVSSYNAFVIWRELYPDWMQRKLNKRRFFLEELGKALVSSFMEQRERIPRTEASIAVVKAVKAAASPRPAGPIASMEHPPAAAAPPEAAASAAGEEAPLRDNKRKRKRCYNCPRRNDTKTGNICCRCDNYICKGCSHIYCSSCMS